Sequence from the Sphingobacteriaceae bacterium GW460-11-11-14-LB5 genome:
AAATGCAATTTGTATTTAGCGCTAATAAAAAGACCGCAGCATTAACTTTCTGCGGTCTTATATGTAATAGGCCCTACTAAATAACTCCTCTGACTATAAATATTAGAGATAAATCTTAATTCAGATAAGTTAAACGATAAAAATTTAATTCATCTTTTTAAAATAAAAAACAGGTTTTGGCATTTCATCTGGCTGTGAAACCCAACCTCCTGATAGTTCTTTATCATTTAATAAAAGTATTCGAAAACTATTTCGATTCGATTGTGCACCTACAAACGAATAAAAAAACTGACCACCAACCTGACTTTGGTTTATTAAATAAGCGTTTGGTAAGCAATACCACTTGCTTTTATTTGTGCGATACGAAATACTTGAAAAATCGAATATTTGTCCTTGCATCAAATCGATTTCTTTATGTTTCTGCGAACCATTAAAATTTCCGTGTGAAAATTTCCATCTTCCAATTAGCAGGGATCTTATTTCGGCAGTCTTCAAGTTTTGGTTTGATTTATTATAAATGGCTATGCCGAAAGGCCATGATATCATCGCAAGACCAATACAAATAATAGCTATAATGATGATCTTTTTCATTTGGTAGTTTTAAGTTGCTTAAAATCGATTCCGTCAAGTATTGAGGGTTGTGCATCTTTGTAGCGTACTGTTAAAGATTCTGATGAATCAGGAAAAGAGCGCTTATTATCTTTTAATTTTTTCAAAATCTTGTTTTCAAATGCTTATTAATCTTGATTACAGTAAATAGAATCAAAAAATAAATATTGCTAAAATAAATTACACTTTTTATTAAAATGGCAATTTGGAAGAATTCTTTTCTTTAATCAAGCGATTATCAAAATACACATATGGATGTTCCAGGTATGCGCTGCTATATTCTTACTTCAAAGGACTAAATTTTGGCTATTGGCCTTACAGATTATCATTACTAAAAACCATCCCTACGGTTCATTGCTGATACGATAAAATGAACAGGAAATTCTATCTTAGTTAAGTTCAACTAAAAAGGCTTAAAACAAGTCAGAATTAACGATTTGAAATAGTCGATCTAGTTATATGCTAGCCAGGAAATGTTTCAATAGTGGTTCAGGTTATTTCATCACATAAAGGTTACAATGAAAAAATATTTATGCTTCGCATTTTTAATCTGTGTCGTTACAGTCAATGCTTTTGGTCAGGAGGCTGCCCGTATCCGCGAATATAAGAAGGCATTTAAAACTTATCCCTTTTCTGATCCTAATCCAATTCCTTCGTTTACCCACATTTATCCTTATTTCCGCTACGATGGATTTACCGATAAACCCGTACAAAAAGAATGGAAAGTTATTGAGCTGGAAAATGCCTATTTAAAACTGACCATCTTACCAGAGATAGGAGGAAAGATATGGTCGGCCATTGAAAAATCGACAGGAAAATCTTTCGTTTACGATAACCATGTGGTGAAATTTAGGGATATAGCCATGCGCGGCCCCTGGACCAGTGGTGGAATTGAGCCGAACTATGGCATTATGGGGCATACACCTAACACGGTAACGCCGGTAAACTATTTGACCAGAAAAAATGACGACGGCAGTGTAAGCTGTTTTATTGGGGTACTGGATCTGCTAACCCGGACAAACTGGACAATGGAAATTAATCTGCCCCGGGATAAATCATATTTTACCACCAAATGTTTCTGGTTTAATTCAACACCTGTTGAGCAGCCCTATTACCATTGGATGAACACGGGGATAAAGGTGAGTGGAAATTTAGAATACATTTATCCGGGCACCCATTATCTGGGGCATGAAGGCGAGCACAGCGACTGGCCGATAAATAAGGAGAATGGTAAAGACATTTCTTTTTATGATAACAATAATTTTGGTGGGTATAAATCTTACCATGTATTTGGCAAATACACTGATTTTTTTGGGGCTTACTGGCATGATGACGATTTCGGAATTGCAAGATATTCTGGTCACGATGATAAGGCAGGTAAAAAGATATGGATCTGGGGACTCTCAGATCAGGGCATGATATGGGAAAAGCTGTTGACCGATACAGATGGTCAATACTCCGAAATCCAATCCGGAAGATTATTCAATCAAACTGCTGATAAGAGTACCTTTACGCCATTCAAACATAAAAGTTTTTCACCTGGCGCGGCTGATTTATGGACAGAATACTGGTATCCTGTTTTAAAAACGAAAGGTTTTGTAAAAGCCAATGAGTATGGCGCATTGAATGTGAAACATGAAAATGGCTGGTTTAAAATTTATTTGAGTGCTGTACAGCAGATTTCAGAAACACTAAAGGTGACGCAGGGAGGGAAAAATATTTATGATAAAAAAATAGCAATCGCCCCATCCAAAACTTTTACTGATTCTATAAAAATGGATGTGAATCCTGGAGATCTGGTTGTTACTTTAGGCGATAATAAGCTGATTTACGAGTCTAAACCGGATGCCTATAACCTGAGCCGCCCGCTTGAATCGCCCAAAGATTTTAACTGGAATTCGGGCTATGGCCTTTATTTGCAGGGTAAGGCGCTGATGGATCAGAAAATGTACGCCGCTGCAGCAGAAAAATTAAAATCATCGTTAGCTAAAGAACCTAATTTTTTACCCGCATTGGTTAAAATGGCCGAATTAATGTACCGCAATATGCAGTATGCCGAAGCTTTAAAAGTGATAAAAAAAGCATTAAGTATGGATACGAATGATGGTGCAGCTAATTATTATTATGGCATCATCAATGCAGAAATGGGCAATGTAATTGATGCTAAAGACGGTTTTGATATTGCAAGTTTGTCCATTGAGTACAGAAGTGCAGCTTATAATGGTTTAGGTAAATTATATCTGGTAGAAAAAAACTGGAACAAGGCAATGGAGTATGCAGGCAAAGCGATTGATTATAACCGTTTTGATATTGCTGCACTACAAGTACAGGCTATTGCCCTTCGCTATCAAGATAAAAATGCTAAACCGGTATTGGATACGATTTTGTCATTTGATCCACTTAATCATTTCGCACGTTTCGAAAAATATCTGGCAAAGCCTTCAGCAGAAAACAAAACAGCATTCACTTCAATGATCCGCGATGAGCAGCCAACCGAAACCTTTTTAGAATTGGCTGTTAGTTATTACAAAAGCGGGTGTTATGAGGAATGTGAAAAAGTATTGAACCTGGCGCCTACAAATGCTTTGGTAAATTATTGGCTGGCATTTTTGCAGTATAAAAAAGGATTGTCTTCCTCTCTACTATTAGAACAGGCCGATGCTACCTCTCCCGCATTTGTATTTCCGTTCCGATCAGAAGACCTCGAAGTATTGTTATGGGCAACACAAAACAGCAAAAGCTGGAAACCAAAATATTACCTTGCCCTTTTATATAAAGACCGGAATAACATCACTGAAAGCAAAAAGTTGTTTACCGCATGTGGCGATCAGCCAGACTTTGCAGCTTTTTATGCCGCCCGTGCCGCAATGCTAATGGGGAACTCAGATCTTGCTGATCTTAAAAAGGCAATTGCATTAGATAAAAATGACTGGCGTTACATTAAACTATTGGGCGATTATTACAT
This genomic interval carries:
- a CDS encoding DUF5107 domain-containing protein — translated: MKKYLCFAFLICVVTVNAFGQEAARIREYKKAFKTYPFSDPNPIPSFTHIYPYFRYDGFTDKPVQKEWKVIELENAYLKLTILPEIGGKIWSAIEKSTGKSFVYDNHVVKFRDIAMRGPWTSGGIEPNYGIMGHTPNTVTPVNYLTRKNDDGSVSCFIGVLDLLTRTNWTMEINLPRDKSYFTTKCFWFNSTPVEQPYYHWMNTGIKVSGNLEYIYPGTHYLGHEGEHSDWPINKENGKDISFYDNNNFGGYKSYHVFGKYTDFFGAYWHDDDFGIARYSGHDDKAGKKIWIWGLSDQGMIWEKLLTDTDGQYSEIQSGRLFNQTADKSTFTPFKHKSFSPGAADLWTEYWYPVLKTKGFVKANEYGALNVKHENGWFKIYLSAVQQISETLKVTQGGKNIYDKKIAIAPSKTFTDSIKMDVNPGDLVVTLGDNKLIYESKPDAYNLSRPLESPKDFNWNSGYGLYLQGKALMDQKMYAAAAEKLKSSLAKEPNFLPALVKMAELMYRNMQYAEALKVIKKALSMDTNDGAANYYYGIINAEMGNVIDAKDGFDIASLSIEYRSAAYNGLGKLYLVEKNWNKAMEYAGKAIDYNRFDIAALQVQAIALRYQDKNAKPVLDTILSFDPLNHFARFEKYLAKPSAENKTAFTSMIRDEQPTETFLELAVSYYKSGCYEECEKVLNLAPTNALVNYWLAFLQYKKGLSSSLLLEQADATSPAFVFPFRSEDLEVLLWATQNSKSWKPKYYLALLYKDRNNITESKKLFTACGDQPDFAAFYAARAAMLMGNSDLADLKKAIALDKNDWRYIKLLGDYYISHKQNALTVIEPYYNAHQDNYIIGMLYAKALLLNKDYRKCTELLSKINILPFEGATIGRELYREAELMQAIERIQHHDYNTAITFIDEAKKWPLNLGVGKPYPENLDERLEDWMSYLCYKQMGKRAAAKASLQKIIQFKSKIENTVNNFIASNHLATAWALEKLGKRAEASKWLKGQVKQYPDNKIINWCLQVFENEQLPKTDIDDAGIRLLEKLKPFK